TAATGCCCAACTCCTTTAATTGCCGCGGATCGACGACGTTCGGCGCTTCGGTCATCAAGTCGGTCGCCTTTTGCGTTTTGGGGAAGGCAATGCAATCGCGAATGTTGTTGAGAAATCCGAACAGCATCACCCAACGGTCGATGCCCAGCGCGATTCCGCCGTGGGGCGGCGCGCCGAATTGGAGAGCGTCAAGCAAAAAACCGAAGCGGCTGCGGGCTTGCTCAGGCGTGATCCCAAGCAGGCTGAAAACCTGTTGCTGTAGCTCCTGATCGTGAATTCGGATTGTGCCGCCACCGGCTTCGGAACCATTGATCACCAGGTCGTAGGCCTGCGCGCGACATGTTCCTGGATTCGTCTTGAGCAATTCCGCATCTTGCGTTCTCGGCGCCGTAAAGGGGTGATGCATCGCGGCCCAGGTCTTTTCTTCTTCATCCCAAGCAAACATCGGAAACTCGACCACCCACGAAAAATGCATTGTCGTGGGCTGATAAAGACTCAATTCTTCGCCGAGCCGTTTACGCAAGTTGTGGAGTGCTTTGCAAGAAACCTCAAACGAATCGGCGATGAACAGCAAGAAATCACCAGGCGCGGCTTGCATTTTGTCGGCAATCTTGGCCAGCAATTCGGGAGTGAAGTTCTTGGCGATTGGGGAAGCAAGCGTGCGGTTTTCTTCGACTTTGAACCACGCCAAACCCTTCGCACCCGAAACCTGGCTCACAAATGCGGTTAGTTCATCAATGTCTTTGCGCGAATACTTGGCTGCCGCGCCTGTGGCGTTGATACCGCGGACGCGCCCGCCACTTTCGGCCACCGAGCGAAACACGCGAAACTCTGCCTGGCGAGCCAAATCGGTGATATCGACGATTTCCAGGTCGAAGCGCAAATCGGGGGCGTCGTGACCGAAACGCTCCATCGCCTCATCGTAGGTCATCCGCGGCAACGGCAATTTTACTTCGAGGCCGAGGACGTCCTTGGCGATCTTGGCGACCAACCCGTCGATGATTCCGATCACATCGTCGGCCCGGACGAACGACATTTCCATGTCGAGCTGCGTAAACTCCGGCTGACGGTCGGCCCGCAAATCTTCATCGCGAAAGCAGCGGGCCACCTGCACGTAGCGATCGTAGCCGGCGACCATCAGAAT
Above is a window of Pirellulales bacterium DNA encoding:
- the aspS gene encoding aspartate--tRNA ligase, which encodes MWGRQSGLSKSGRFESLPRNSFREPTLYRTHTCGELRASHVGQTVTLCGWVDTYRDHQGVLFIDLRDRYGKSQVVVSPESGKEYLELAKTVRCEWVISVTGKIARRPEGATNPKLVTGDIELRVESLNILNRTATPPFLPTAAELPGEDLRLKYRFLDLRRPEMQRILILRNRIIKGMRDYFEEHGFIDVETPILGRSTPEGARDYLVPSRIQHGTFYALPQSPQLYKQILMVAGYDRYVQVARCFRDEDLRADRQPEFTQLDMEMSFVRADDVIGIIDGLVAKIAKDVLGLEVKLPLPRMTYDEAMERFGHDAPDLRFDLEIVDITDLARQAEFRVFRSVAESGGRVRGINATGAAAKYSRKDIDELTAFVSQVSGAKGLAWFKVEENRTLASPIAKNFTPELLAKIADKMQAAPGDFLLFIADSFEVSCKALHNLRKRLGEELSLYQPTTMHFSWVVEFPMFAWDEEEKTWAAMHHPFTAPRTQDAELLKTNPGTCRAQAYDLVINGSEAGGGTIRIHDQELQQQVFSLLGITPEQARSRFGFLLDALQFGAPPHGGIALGIDRWVMLFGFLNNIRDCIAFPKTQKATDLMTEAPNVVDPRQLKELGISVAK